A stretch of the Vulcanisaeta souniana JCM 11219 genome encodes the following:
- a CDS encoding phosphate signaling complex PhoU family protein, whose product MSSIYRRVIRIGEKSIGITLPRRWLDMLSVGIGDVVEISLVGKVIVVKPVTQAGGETNEVSISLSGAIDEATRVIIASYIEGYDNVEIIGQKDSIRRAFSNVENKLPGSLMLESDGSVLIKVATSESNVDLNEVINSMANILNSMFNKFIDYLGTGKEDSLKEVLELDDQMDKLYFLALRTIKKLSFRDPKRAIDDTIVVKNLEHAADALDRLSNAFMRVQATQCKREIGEKLRDVWTYIMKAVYAYLDNNINNALKVLLDRERMLNSMLELANMGCTGLSGLLTASIHEGQLIVALAADIAEAAFSRHVRSIAKPTRLVAGEELGGEE is encoded by the coding sequence GTGTCATCAATTTACAGGAGGGTTATTAGGATTGGCGAGAAGAGTATTGGTATTACGCTACCCCGGCGTTGGCTTGACATGCTAAGTGTGGGTATTGGTGATGTGGTTGAGATAAGTCTCGTTGGAAAGGTCATTGTGGTTAAACCAGTGACCCAGGCAGGCGGCGAGACTAATGAGGTTAGTATATCACTCAGTGGTGCCATTGATGAGGCGACAAGGGTAATAATCGCAAGTTACATTGAGGGTTACGATAACGTGGAGATAATTGGACAAAAGGATAGCATTAGGAGGGCGTTCTCTAATGTTGAGAATAAACTACCTGGCTCATTAATGCTTGAGAGTGATGGTAGTGTGTTGATTAAGGTGGCAACCAGTGAGTCAAATGTTGATCTAAACGAGGTGATAAATAGCATGGCGAATATCCTAAATTCCATGTTTAACAAGTTCATTGATTACCTTGGTACGGGAAAGGAGGACTCGCTCAAAGAGGTACTTGAGCTCGATGATCAAATGGACAAGCTCTACTTCCTGGCGCTGAGGACTATAAAGAAGTTATCCTTCAGGGACCCGAAGAGGGCCATTGACGATACTATCGTGGTTAAGAACCTGGAACATGCGGCGGATGCCCTGGACAGGCTCTCGAATGCCTTCATGAGGGTGCAGGCGACTCAATGCAAACGCGAGATCGGTGAGAAACTCAGGGACGTCTGGACATACATAATGAAGGCGGTATATGCATACCTAGACAATAATATAAATAACGCCCTAAAGGTCCTGCTAGACAGAGAACGCATGCTCAATAGCATGCTGGAGTTAGCCAACATGGGATGCACTGGGTTAAGTGGACTACTAACGGCATCAATACACGAGGGGCAATTAATAGTGGCTTTGGCAGCTGACATAGCCGAGGCAGCCTTCAGTAGGCACGTGAGGAGCATTGCAAAACCCACCAGGTTAGTGGCTGGAGAGGAACTGGGCGGTGAGGAATAG